In one Apium graveolens cultivar Ventura unplaced genomic scaffold, ASM990537v1 ctg2755, whole genome shotgun sequence genomic region, the following are encoded:
- the LOC141700688 gene encoding putative Histone-lysine N-methyltransferase ATXR5: MSSFNTPIASQPNYPPHSQPNHLPQFPPKKVPRVHKFRSLADLYQATKQVNIPVHSRPHLPNISGPPVHPKEKYIEDLLKATIVVVAPHIYYNELTCKICGFGDKEDQILICDDCDNGFHMKCLRPAVLEIPPENWYCDGCRSKHPEESTRDGSSKSRKRYFGIIANYISPEVPQKRRKRLPKKSTKFLPYVPANDVESRNRQMDSLRFALQSKNVAFSDKLTYSHDMAPKSANQSKYEGDDIQELSTEDYITIKKCKAMMKGGKCPPLKVVFDEVEGYKVEADGPIKAMTFLAEYTGDVDFVRNRRDDENFDSFMTLLTYRDSEEEDGLFICPDKRGNIARFISGINNHSAEGRKKKNLKSVRYNVRGKCHVYLVALRNIKKGERLCFDYNGQDSGYDTQHFI; encoded by the exons ATGTCTTCATTCAACACACCTATAGCTTCCCAACCCAACTACCCCCCACATTCTCAACCCAACCACCTCCCACAGTTTCCACCTAAGAAGGTCCCGCGTGTGCACAAGTTTAGGTCACTGGCCGATTTATATCAGGCCACAAAACAAGTTAATATACCAGTCCATTCTCGGCCCCATCTTCCCAACATCTCCGGCCCCCCAGTCCACCCAAAAGAGAAATATATAGAAGATCTCCTGAAGGCAACCATAGTTGTTGTGGCTCCACATATTTATTATAATGAGCTCACATGTAAGATATGTGGATTTGGGGACAAAGAGGACCAAATATTGATATGTGATGATTGTGATAATGGGTTTCATATGAAGTGTCTGAGACCGGCTGTTCTTGAAATTCCCCCTGAAAACTGGTATTGTGATGGTTGCCGCAGTAAGCACCCAGAAG AATCAACTAGAGATGGATCTAGTAAATCAAGGAAGAGGTATTTTGGGATTATAGCTAACTACATTTCACCTGAAG TTCCTCAAAAAAGGCGTAAACGTTTGCCAAAAAAATCTACAAAATTTCTTCCGTACGTTCCAGCAAATGATGTTGAGAGTAGGAACAGACAAATGGATTCTCTACGTTTTGCTCTGCAGAGTAAGAACGTAGCATTTAGTGATAAACTGACATACTCACATGACATGGCTCCTAAATCTGCTAATCAATCCAAGTATGAGGGAGATGACATCCAG GAACTATCTACCGAAGATTACATAACAATAAAGAAATGTAAAGCAATGATGAAAGGAGGAAAATGTCCTCCTCTTAAAGTTGTTTTTGATGAAGTGGAAGG GTACAAAGTTGAAGCAGATGGTCCAATCAAAGCCATGACTTTTCTTGCTGAGTATACAGGAGATGTAGATTTTGTCAGGAATCGGAGAGATGATGAGAATTTTGATAGCTTTATGACCCTCCTTACTTACAGAGACTCAGAAGAAGAAGATGGTCTCTTTATTTGCCCGGACAAGCGGGGAAATATAGCTCGCTTCATTAGTGGCATTAACAACCATTCTGC GgagggaagaaagaagaaaaaccTCAAATCTGTGAGGTACAATGTTCGTGGTAAATGTCATGTTTATCTTGTCGCTCTTCGTAATATAAAAAAGGGAGAACGACTTTGTTTCGATTATAATGGACAAGATAGTGGATATGATACACAACATTTTATTTAG